ATCTACCTGGAGCCGGACCTGCGCCACGCCACGGCTCCCGCTCCCTGACCGCCCCCGCCTCGGGCCACCGGCACGGCCCGCCCGCTCCTCCCAGGAGGAGGCGATCGGATCCGTCCGACCGGACACGCCCGGCGTGTCGGTGCGAACGGATCCGATCGCAGGGGGCAGGGGGCAGGGGGCAGGGGGCGGGGGGACGGAGGTCAGCGCACGCGGCGGATCGCGAGGATGAGGCCCGCGCCGACGAGGGCCAGGACGGCCGCGGCCGGGAACATCGCCTGGTAGCCCACCGCCGAGATGGCGGCCGCGGCGACGATCGGCCCGACGATCTGCCCGCCGGTGTTCGCGAGGTTCAGCACGCCGAGGTCCTTGGCGGCGGTCTCCTGGTCGGGCAGCACCTCGACGTTGAGCGCCTGGTCGACCGCGTTGAACGCGCCCATGCCGATGCCGGCGACCACGGCGTAGACGAGCATCGTCCACGGGCTGGGGGAGACGGCGGGCACCAGCACGCCGATCGCGACGAGGACGCCGGCGACGACCACGGGCAGCTTGCGGCGCCCGAGCCGGTCGGAGACCGGGCCCGAGACCGCGGACATCACCAGGGCCGTGACCATGAGGATCGTCGCGATGGAGGAGATGTACCCGGCGGTGGTGCCCTCGCCGAGCGCCATGTAGTCGGTGAGGATGTACAGCTGGTAGCCGGAGACCGCGAACGTCGCGGAGATGATCGCGAACTTCCCGAACAGCGCCAGGTAGTAGTCCCGGCAGTCGCGCCGCGGCAGGCTGAACGAGTCGAGCAGCATGTCCCGGCTCACGCGGCGGCGGGGGAGGTCCCGGCTGGACGGCTCGCGCATGATGAGCGCGGCGACGGGGCCGGACAGCAGCGTGAGGCCCGCGAGCACCGCGAAGCCCGCGCCGATGCCGCCGAGGAACTGCGCGCCGATGATCTGGCCGCCGTACAGCCCGGCGGAGTAGCCGAAGGCGTACACCGACGAGATGGTGCCGCGGTGCCGCGGGGCGATCCGGTCGGAGATCACCGCGATCAGCGGGGCCACGATGGCGTTGAGGAACACCTGGTACACCGCCCAGGCGACCAGCAGGGCGCCCACCGAGGACGCGCGCCCGACCACGAGCAGCATCGCGGCGGAGCCGACCGAGCCGGCGAGCAGCCACGGCGTGCGCCGGCCCCACCGGGAGCGGGTCAGGTCGGAGAACGCGCCGATGACGATGTTGGCGAGCGTCGCGACGATCATCGCGACGGTGGCGAGCAGCGCCACGACGGAGGTCTTGTCGTCCGGCGCGATCTCCGCGATGCGCGCGGGGAGCAGGACGGCGTTGACCCCCAGGTAGGGGCCGAGCCAGAGGAAGCACCCGAGCGCCAGCGCGATGCCGAGGCGCACGGGCACGCGGGTCTGCTGCTCGTCGGTGGGGGCGGCCGCGTCGGCGGCCGGGAGGGTGGTGGGCATGGGTCGTCCTCGTCGTCGAGAAGAGCGGGGGATGGTGCCGGTCGGGTGGTGCGGGCCGGCCCGCGCGGTGGCAGGGGTCGGCCGGGTCCGGACCGGCGCGGCCGGGGCCGCACCGGTCCGGTGCCGGGTGGGGGACGTCAGAGGGTGACGACCGCCGTGGCGGCGCCGGGGTCGCCCCAGCGCGCGCCGGCCTCGACGCGGACGCCGCCGGCCGGCAGCACGGTCCGCGCCGCGCCGGCGTCCCAGCGGGCCAGCGGCGTCAGGTCGACGTCCAGCGGCACGGTCGCGGAGCCGCCCGCTCCGACCTCGACGGTGGCGAAGCCGAGCAGCTCGCGCTCACCGGCCCGGTCGCCGTCGAGCCGCGTGCCGTACACCTGGACCACGTGGAGGCCGTCCCGGTCGCCGGTGTTGGTGACCGTCGCGGTGCCGCGCAGGCGCCGGCCCACGGGGTCCACCTCGTCGACGGCGAGCGCGTCCGTCGCCCACGTCGTGTACGACAGGCCCGACCCGAGCGGGTACAGCGCCTCGACGCCGCGGTGCTGCAGCAGGCGCTGCCCGAACCAGCGGTCGTACGTCACCGCCGTCGCGTCGATGTCGAGCTCGGGCAGGTGCGCGGCGTCGGCCGGGATCGCGTACGGCAGCCGGCCCGACGGGTTGTGGGCGCCGGTGAGCACGTCGGCGAGGGCGTGGCCGCCCTCCATGCCGCAGTACCAGGACAGCAGGACGCCGGGCACCTGGTCGTGCCACTCCTCCATGAGGACGGCGCCCGCGGTGACCACGACGACGACCGTGCGCGGGTTGGCCGCGGCGACCGCGCGGACCACGGCGACGTCCTCGGGGCGCAGGTGCAGGTCGCGGCGGTCGCCCCCGGCGGCGCCGGCGCCGACGACGCTGAGGCCGCTGCCCATCGCCGTCATGACGTGGTCCTGCCACGCCGTCTCCTGCGGGCCCTCCGGGTCCGGGTACAGGGCGACGAGCTCTCCCCGGGTCGCGAGGGACCCGTCGACGAACTCGCCCTCGTCCTCGGCCGTGAACCCGACGACGACGACCGCGGCGTCCGCGCCGGCGGCGGCCCGGGCGGCCGCCTCGGGGTCGCTGCCCGGGGTGTGCCGGACGTCGACGCCCGGCAGCGCCGCGGTGAGGCCCTCCAGGGGGGTGACGACGTACGGGGCGCGGACGTCGGACGAGCCGTTGTCGCCCGTGCTGGCCCGGTCGGCGAGCCGGCCGACGACGGCCAGCGACCGCAGCGACGCGGGGTCGAGGGGCAGCGCGGGGGCGCCGGCGACGTCCTCGTTGCGCAGCAGCACCATCGCGCGGCGGGCGGCGTCCCGGGCGAGCGCCGTGTGCGGGGCGGACGCGACGACGTCCGTCGTGGGCTCCGCCTCGACCCGGCCGGCGTAGTGCCGCAGCTGCGTGGCGAGGATGCGGTGGCCGGCGCGGCGGACGTCCGCCCAGGAGGCGGTGCCGTCGTCGAGCGCGGCCCGCAGGTGCGCGCCCCGCTGCTGGCGGAACGGCGCCTCGACGTCGAGCCCGGCGCGCAGGGCGGCGGTGCCGTCGCGCATGCCCCAGATGAAGTCCGTGATGACGGTGCCGGTGAAGCCCCACTCCTCCCGCAGCACGGTGGTGAGCAGGTGCTCGTTCTGCCCGGCCCACGTGCCGTTGACCGAGTTGTAGGAGCTCATCACGGCGGCGACGCCCTCGTCGACCACCCGCCGGAAGTGCGGCAGGAAGTCCTCGTGCAGCGTCACGTCGTCGGCGGTGACGTCGACCGAGAACCGGGCGTTCTCCATCGAGTTGAGCGCGTAGTGCTTGACGCAGGCCATGGCGTGCCGCTGCACGCCGCGGGTGAGGGCCGCGCCCATCTCGCCGAGCAGCGCGGGCTGGTCGGAGTACGTCTCCTGCGCCCGCCCCCACGCGGGGTGCCGGGGCAGGTTGATGCAGACGCCGCCGAAGAAGTTGCCGCCGAGGGCGCGCAGCTCGGCGCCGATCGCCTCGCCGACCTGCTCCTCGAGGGCGACGTCCCAGGTGGCGCCGCGCGCCATCGAGACGGGGAACGCCGTGGCGTGCCCGACGACGCACCCGCGCGGGCCGTCGACGAACCGGATGCCGGGGACGCCGAGCCGGGGGACCGCGCCCATGACGTACGGCTCGACGTTGTAGCCGTCCGTGACGAACGAGGACATGCCCTCCCAGAACGGCGTGTCGCCGTCGAGGAGGTCGAGGCGCTCGTCGTCGGTCAGGGCCTCGTAGAGGTGCGCGGCCTCGGCCTCGGCGGGGGCGCCGGCCGCGACCGCGGCGGTGGCGCGCTGGAACGGGGTGGTGCTCATGAGTCTCCACTCGTCGTCGAGGGGCGCCCAGTCTGTTACTGAGTGCTCATTCAGTATTCAGTACGGTAGCGCGGGAGCCGTCTCTGCCACAATGGGCGAGGCAGCACGACCGAGGAGACCAGGTGCCGCACAGCCCCACCGCCAGCGCGTACTCGCCGCGGACCACGCGCTCGCGGATGAGCGCGTCGGACCGGCTGACGCAGATCCTCACCGTCTCCGCCGGCCTCATCGCCGAGCGGGGGTTCTGGGGGCTGACGCTGCGCGACGTCGCGCTGGCCTGCGGGATCACCGAGGGCGGCGTGCTGCACCACGTCGGGTCGAAGGAGCAGCTGCTGGTCGCCGTGCTCGAGTACCGCGACGCCGTCGACCTGGCCCGGCTCGCCGAGCTGCTCGGCGTCGACGCCGACGTCTTCGACTCCGGCCAGGACGCCGCGGT
This is a stretch of genomic DNA from Cellulomonas sp. ES6. It encodes these proteins:
- a CDS encoding glycoside hydrolase family 3 C-terminal domain-containing protein, with translation MSTTPFQRATAAVAAGAPAEAEAAHLYEALTDDERLDLLDGDTPFWEGMSSFVTDGYNVEPYVMGAVPRLGVPGIRFVDGPRGCVVGHATAFPVSMARGATWDVALEEQVGEAIGAELRALGGNFFGGVCINLPRHPAWGRAQETYSDQPALLGEMGAALTRGVQRHAMACVKHYALNSMENARFSVDVTADDVTLHEDFLPHFRRVVDEGVAAVMSSYNSVNGTWAGQNEHLLTTVLREEWGFTGTVITDFIWGMRDGTAALRAGLDVEAPFRQQRGAHLRAALDDGTASWADVRRAGHRILATQLRHYAGRVEAEPTTDVVASAPHTALARDAARRAMVLLRNEDVAGAPALPLDPASLRSLAVVGRLADRASTGDNGSSDVRAPYVVTPLEGLTAALPGVDVRHTPGSDPEAAARAAAGADAAVVVVGFTAEDEGEFVDGSLATRGELVALYPDPEGPQETAWQDHVMTAMGSGLSVVGAGAAGGDRRDLHLRPEDVAVVRAVAAANPRTVVVVVTAGAVLMEEWHDQVPGVLLSWYCGMEGGHALADVLTGAHNPSGRLPYAIPADAAHLPELDIDATAVTYDRWFGQRLLQHRGVEALYPLGSGLSYTTWATDALAVDEVDPVGRRLRGTATVTNTGDRDGLHVVQVYGTRLDGDRAGERELLGFATVEVGAGGSATVPLDVDLTPLARWDAGAARTVLPAGGVRVEAGARWGDPGAATAVVTL
- a CDS encoding MFS transporter, with protein sequence MPTTLPAADAAAPTDEQQTRVPVRLGIALALGCFLWLGPYLGVNAVLLPARIAEIAPDDKTSVVALLATVAMIVATLANIVIGAFSDLTRSRWGRRTPWLLAGSVGSAAMLLVVGRASSVGALLVAWAVYQVFLNAIVAPLIAVISDRIAPRHRGTISSVYAFGYSAGLYGGQIIGAQFLGGIGAGFAVLAGLTLLSGPVAALIMREPSSRDLPRRRVSRDMLLDSFSLPRRDCRDYYLALFGKFAIISATFAVSGYQLYILTDYMALGEGTTAGYISSIATILMVTALVMSAVSGPVSDRLGRRKLPVVVAGVLVAIGVLVPAVSPSPWTMLVYAVVAGIGMGAFNAVDQALNVEVLPDQETAAKDLGVLNLANTGGQIVGPIVAAAAISAVGYQAMFPAAAVLALVGAGLILAIRRVR